The Aneurinibacillus migulanus genome contains the following window.
GAACGCAAAAAGAGTATGTCACATCAGGGATATATACCGCAGTAGCCGGTGACAGTCTGTGGGAAATTGCCCACCGGTTTGGCACTAGTGTAGAAAACTTAAAGGAAATCAATCATCTGAAGGATGATTTTATACTTATCGGTCAAAAATTGAAAATCCAGAGTGGGTTCTTGAAAACAAACGCTCGAATTACAGGTGCAGAAGACGGTTTCACCATTGAGGTTATAATCGAGAACAAGCCTTTATCTTTACGTGTTCCGTACGGCACTGCAGAAAAATTTCAGAGTATGTCCGGTAAAGAGGTTGCTATTGTATATAAAAACGGAAAGTCGCCAGCATTACTTTCCTATAAAGAACTGTAAAAAATACAGAAATAAAAAGGCTGGCTCGAAAAAGTCGTTTCTTTACGAACTTTTGAGCCAGCCTGTTTTTCTGTGCATTCTGGTTATTATCGGGTCGGTACCCGTGTCTCTGCAGCCAGATTCACCAGCCCGTTCCCTTCGGCCTGTGGTCCATATCCAAGCGGAATCGTACGCTTGCACAGCTGTGCATACAGCTCGTCCTCCGTCAGCGACCGCCCGAATTCCCGCTCGCAGCGGTTAATAATTAGCGCCATGGCACCTGCGATATGCGGTGTCGCCATCGATGTACCCGATAGTACACCATATTTACCTCCTGGATATGTGGATAAAATATCCACACCTGGTGCAACTACATCGACTTGATTGTTCGTATTGGAAAACTCGGCCAGCTTCCCTCGTAAATCAACCGCTCCTACTTGGATTACTTCATTATAAGAACCAGGATAAGAAAGCTCGGGCGTATCAGGATTGTTATCACCCTCGTTTCCTGCAGCGACAACGACCGGCACCTGCTGCCGCACAGCTTTGACAATTACCTCATGCAGTGCGGGTGCATCATCCGGGCCTCCGAGCGACATTGTAAT
Protein-coding sequences here:
- a CDS encoding S8 family peptidase; the protein is MRGDDTMSKMYLFPTVVNEIKEQTNEVPPGIEMIQAPGEWEKAGYGEGVVIAVLDTGCQTDHPDLAPNIVGGRNFTTDYDGDPDQYEDNHYHGTHVAGTVAAAYNYIGVAGVAPKAGLLILKVLTGQGSGDYQWIIEAIEYALAWKGPNGERVRVITMSLGGPDDAPALHEVIVKAVRQQVPVVVAAGNEGDNNPDTPELSYPGSYNEVIQVGAVDLRGKLAEFSNTNNQVDVVAPGVDILSTYPGGKYGVLSGTSMATPHIAGAMALIINRCEREFGRSLTEDELYAQLCKRTIPLGYGPQAEGNGLVNLAAETRVPTR
- a CDS encoding LysM peptidoglycan-binding domain-containing protein; protein product: MNMEFVIKETRKERTKRQQREKTKARKAKVAGITLSALVSTAELTLGANEAIAKNNTYTVSKRDTLSEIAMNYKTSVDKLKRANHLHTDTIYTGQKLVIPSDEKKKTSTTSGVRTQKEYVTSGIYTAVAGDSLWEIAHRFGTSVENLKEINHLKDDFILIGQKLKIQSGFLKTNARITGAEDGFTIEVIIENKPLSLRVPYGTAEKFQSMSGKEVAIVYKNGKSPALLSYKEL